The following are from one region of the Pseudodesulfovibrio piezophilus C1TLV30 genome:
- a CDS encoding recombinase family protein gives MKIGYARVSKADGSQNLDLQRDALLKAGVPAKRIYEDMASGKKGKRPGLDACLKALRQGDILLIWKLDRLGRDLKHLVCVVQELAEKDIGFKVLTGRGADIDTTSASGKLIFGIFAALAEFERELIRERTMAGLEAARARGRKGGRRFALNKTQVQMAQAAMKNKTTSVRNLCKELGVTRVTLYRYVSPSGALRGHGIQVLNPHAPHA, from the coding sequence ATGAAAATTGGTTACGCACGAGTGTCAAAAGCTGATGGCTCACAAAATTTAGATCTCCAACGAGATGCTTTGCTGAAGGCAGGAGTTCCTGCTAAGCGCATTTATGAAGACATGGCTTCCGGCAAGAAAGGCAAACGTCCAGGTTTGGACGCTTGCCTAAAAGCTCTACGCCAAGGAGACATTCTGTTGATTTGGAAGCTTGATCGCCTAGGGCGAGATCTCAAGCACCTTGTATGCGTGGTGCAAGAACTTGCTGAGAAGGATATTGGCTTTAAAGTCCTCACAGGGCGTGGGGCAGATATCGACACAACCTCTGCAAGTGGCAAGCTGATTTTTGGCATCTTCGCAGCCCTTGCCGAGTTCGAGCGTGAATTGATCAGAGAGCGAACCATGGCAGGGCTTGAAGCCGCCCGCGCTCGCGGTCGCAAGGGAGGACGGCGATTCGCTCTAAACAAGACCCAAGTACAAATGGCGCAAGCTGCAATGAAAAACAAGACAACTAGCGTGAGGAATCTCTGTAAAGAGCTTGGGGTAACACGGGTCACCCTTTATAGGTATGTAAGTCCA